A window from Mya arenaria isolate MELC-2E11 chromosome 9, ASM2691426v1 encodes these proteins:
- the LOC128246067 gene encoding uncharacterized protein LOC128246067, with translation MPFGAYTQSIVEEAGLKDVSVADLRPSKVPPWTLQDPSVDISISKKLTKSDLPHLVKAETLSHIDQNYAEHLKIYTDRSKNPETGIVACAFYIPSKNIKNIKRLSNHLSIFSAELLAIKDALDWVISNKPIHTAILSDSQSSLQSIQNRGSSSRPDLIKDILEQNNKCLEKNLKVTMVWVPAHVGLKGNEVVDGLAKEGLRRVKVNDPVPLAPTEVYSLARQHVINEWRSARTPKTYINTFDRTSVSLQPPNKYSNFFRIDKCITRLRLGTSHLPRSAGKYILKSDPNCARC, from the coding sequence ATGCCTTTTGGCGCTTACACCCAAAGCATTGTTGAGGAGGCCGGGCTCAAAGATGTAAGTGTGGCAGACCTGAGGCCGTCTAAGGTTCCTCCGTGGACCCTCCAGGACCCTTCAGTTGACATTTCTATCTCTAAAAAATTAACGAAATCAGACTTGCCGCACCTCGTCAAAGCTGAAACTCTCTCTCATATTGATCAAAATTATGCTGAGCATTTAAAAATTTACACAGATAGATCTAAAAACCCAGAAACCGGCATAGTTGCATGTGCCTTTTATATTCCatccaaaaatatcaaaaatattaaaagactcAGCAACCATCTCTCCATATTTTCGGCTGAACTTTTggcaattaaagatgcactggACTGGGTTATCAGTAACAAGCCCATACATACTGCTATCCTCTCAGACTCGCAATCATCATTGCAGTCTATACAAAACAGAGGTAGCAGctccagacctgatttgataaAAGACATTTTGGAACAAAATAATAAGTGTCTGGAGAAAAACTTAAAGGTTACCATGGTATGGGTCCCAGCTCATGTCGGCCTGAAGGGGAATGAAGTGGTTGACGGGCTTGCAAAGGAGGGCCTCAGGCGTGTGAAGGTGAATGATCCGGTCCCTCTTGCACCCACAGAGGTCTATTCACTAGCCCGCCAGCACGTCATAAATGAATGGCGGTCGGCGAGGACAcctaaaacatacattaatacatttgataGGACCTCTGTGAGTCTCCAGCCTCCAAATAAATATTCTAATTTCTTTAGAATTGATAAATGCATAACGAGGCTGAGACTGGGCACATCACATCTCCCAAGAAGTGCTGGGAAATATATTCTCAAAAGTGATCCGAACTGTGCTCGGTGTTGA
- the LOC128202721 gene encoding uncharacterized protein LOC128202721 produces MVKSMLDDLEKAKVETDFDIAPWCDLSPPLLMQSKWLVEDRNPKVLMERQGGLTLDEMIASHESRKQRWRENAEIEAQDDSSEEEMTSRKRQRLEIYKPSHIDDKPFGTLDKPKSGENKDPHIIYGENNKEDDDTVRDIDGETTSMKADKDICDSKTSLKDNWEENLETSENGMKGGEKVGRSTQEEIGESSVISQTGE; encoded by the exons ATGGTGAAGAGCATGCTGGATGATCTCGAGAAAGCTAAAGTGGAAACAG ACTTTGACATTGCGCCCTGGTGTGATCTGAGTCCCCCTTTACTGATGCAGTCTAAATGGCTCGTAGAAGACAGGAATCCTAAGGTGCTGATGGAGAGACAGGGAGGCT TGACCCTTGACGAGATGATAGCATCACACGAGTCGAGAAAACAGCGATGGAGagaaaatgctgaaattgaAGCGCAGGACGATAGCAGTGAAGAGGAGATGACGTCACGGAAACGTCAACGGCTTGAAATTTATAAGCCTAGCCACATAGATGATAAGCCATTTGGAACATTAGATAAACCCAAATCCGGAGAGAATAAGGATCCTCACATAATTTATGGAGAAAACAATAAAGAAGATGATGACACTGTAAGGGACATTGATGGAGAAACTACTAGTATGAAGGCTGATAAAGATATATGCGATTCTAAAACCTCTCTTAAAGATAATTGGGAGGAAAACTTGGAGACATCAGAGAATGGTATGAAAGGAGGAGAGAAAGTGGGAAGAAGTACACAAGAAGAGATTGGGGAAAGCTCAGTTATAAGTCAAACTGGGGAATGA